From the Candidatus Peribacteria bacterium genome, one window contains:
- the mfd gene encoding transcription-repair coupling factor: MKPSLLIGRDTHRELSDLLHAEGSLVISGAGNETAKAMLISHLLQFRMQPTLVVADDEAQVDVLRHWLEFFDQQPVTFVDIHDGEGDTILTTDTLQRFLLFMRGDQNVFLTSKKVFESAFPLYSDLQKRSMKLKKGDDLPFTDFVEDLLSRGYEHGLDTILAPGQYRRIGDTLDIFPIQSATPYRIQFKFDTIEKIENIEGDIHKEEKEVTLVPVKFEKTATIGDQFPKEALLVIDDIDDLPIPELGSSIRFTSFPESQEHHVHLRYLSVLKFYTLTDFLNDLKDKLAQEWSLLIVSRRSEELQGIFKEERIRFSTTDREPGAVTIVGAGEEDLLPHSIQNPDSQCALLTDREIFTLRKSGKERSVQKLALDFLTSLTPGDYVVHMEHGIGRFEGMTQKTIDDTVREYLELTYAEGDKLFIPVDQADKLSKFVHEEGQEPVLTRLGESAWKKVSEKIRQETKEIAKDLLALYAKRAAAKGFAYQHDNEVYRKFEEAFQYTETPGQMKAIDDIRRDMEDDHPMDRLVCGDVGFGKTEVAMRAAFKAVQDGKQVAVVAPITILVDQHYQNFKERMKGFNVEIEMLSRFRTPKQQQESLERLQKGKADIVIGTHRLLQDDVKFANLGLVIVDEEQRFGVKQKEKFKEMRASVDILTLTATPIPRTLNLGLHKLRDISTITTPPPGRLPIITEVRKYSDQLVRQAVLHEIERGGQCFMLHNRVETIDAYATKLKSQIPEATFVVAHGQLKPEELEERILAFKQGKYSVLVSSTIIENGIDLPRANTLIVNEAERFGLAQLYQLRGRVGRSKTQAFAYLLYHSQKLKDDAKKRLRAIVEACELGSGFQVAMRDLEIRGAGEILGASQAGTMNTVGVSHYLRMLKNAVEELKSGGTIVEEELENTEILLPVEALLPTFYIPDSGEKISVYQKLASSEEESTLAEFEADLRDEYGDPPKQVLNLFAVLRLKLAARRAGVIRIKVEDRTRTERDVLLTLSPRVEAMDIMRILQVNSQWKISSNTLRIGEEQLIKIAGTRDYIAELTQEVKALIKAPKPKKEKKKNAEEEGGDE, encoded by the coding sequence ATGAAACCTTCCCTCCTCATTGGCAGGGACACTCACCGGGAGCTTTCTGACCTTCTGCATGCAGAGGGATCTTTGGTAATCAGTGGTGCTGGCAATGAAACCGCGAAGGCAATGCTCATCAGTCATCTGCTTCAGTTCCGCATGCAGCCGACGCTGGTTGTTGCGGATGATGAGGCGCAGGTCGATGTGCTGCGGCACTGGCTGGAATTTTTTGATCAGCAGCCGGTGACGTTTGTGGATATTCACGACGGCGAAGGAGATACCATTCTAACAACCGATACCCTCCAGCGATTCCTGCTTTTCATGCGTGGCGATCAGAATGTATTTCTGACGTCCAAGAAAGTCTTTGAGTCTGCATTTCCGCTCTATAGCGATCTGCAGAAGCGCAGCATGAAGCTGAAAAAAGGAGATGATCTGCCGTTTACGGATTTTGTGGAAGACCTGCTGTCGCGCGGATATGAGCACGGGCTCGATACCATCTTGGCGCCCGGACAGTATCGCCGCATTGGGGATACATTGGATATTTTCCCCATCCAGTCCGCAACGCCGTATCGTATTCAATTTAAATTCGACACGATTGAAAAGATTGAGAACATTGAGGGGGATATCCACAAAGAGGAAAAAGAAGTGACACTGGTGCCAGTAAAGTTTGAAAAGACCGCAACGATCGGTGACCAGTTTCCGAAGGAGGCATTACTGGTGATTGATGACATTGATGATCTCCCTATTCCAGAGCTGGGATCATCTATCCGCTTCACATCTTTCCCGGAGTCACAGGAGCACCATGTGCACCTTCGCTATCTCTCTGTGCTCAAGTTTTACACACTGACAGACTTCCTGAATGACCTGAAGGATAAGCTGGCACAGGAATGGAGTCTTCTGATTGTGAGCCGCAGAAGTGAGGAATTGCAGGGAATTTTCAAAGAGGAACGGATCCGGTTTTCGACAACAGACCGCGAACCAGGAGCGGTGACGATTGTGGGGGCAGGTGAAGAAGATCTATTGCCGCACAGTATCCAGAATCCGGATTCACAGTGCGCACTCCTCACAGACCGTGAAATTTTCACTCTGAGAAAATCCGGCAAAGAACGCTCCGTCCAAAAACTCGCGCTCGATTTCCTGACATCACTCACACCCGGCGATTACGTGGTGCACATGGAACACGGTATCGGACGGTTTGAGGGAATGACGCAAAAGACGATTGACGACACGGTCCGTGAATATCTGGAGCTGACCTATGCGGAAGGTGATAAGTTGTTCATCCCGGTCGATCAGGCGGATAAGCTGAGTAAGTTTGTGCACGAAGAAGGGCAGGAGCCGGTGCTTACAAGACTTGGAGAATCGGCGTGGAAGAAAGTGTCTGAAAAAATCCGGCAGGAAACCAAGGAAATCGCCAAGGATCTTCTTGCTCTCTACGCCAAGCGTGCGGCTGCCAAGGGATTTGCGTATCAGCACGACAATGAGGTGTACCGGAAGTTTGAAGAAGCGTTCCAGTACACTGAGACCCCAGGGCAGATGAAGGCGATCGACGATATCCGCCGCGACATGGAAGATGATCACCCGATGGATCGCCTCGTGTGTGGAGATGTGGGATTTGGAAAAACGGAAGTCGCGATGCGCGCTGCGTTCAAAGCGGTACAGGACGGAAAGCAGGTCGCGGTTGTTGCCCCCATCACCATTCTTGTCGACCAGCACTATCAGAATTTCAAGGAACGCATGAAAGGCTTCAACGTGGAGATTGAAATGCTCTCACGGTTCAGGACCCCTAAGCAGCAACAGGAATCACTGGAGAGGCTTCAGAAGGGCAAGGCTGACATTGTAATCGGCACACACAGACTGCTGCAGGACGATGTGAAGTTTGCGAACCTCGGACTGGTGATTGTCGATGAAGAGCAACGCTTCGGCGTGAAGCAGAAAGAGAAGTTCAAAGAAATGCGCGCCTCGGTCGATATTCTCACGCTGACGGCCACACCAATCCCGCGCACGCTCAACCTTGGACTTCACAAACTCCGCGATATTTCGACGATCACCACCCCTCCTCCTGGGCGCCTGCCGATCATCACGGAAGTCCGCAAGTATTCAGACCAGCTGGTGCGTCAGGCGGTGCTCCATGAAATCGAGCGTGGCGGGCAGTGTTTCATGCTGCATAACCGCGTGGAGACCATCGATGCGTATGCGACAAAATTAAAATCCCAGATTCCGGAGGCAACCTTTGTGGTTGCGCACGGACAGCTGAAACCCGAAGAACTGGAGGAGCGCATTCTGGCATTCAAGCAGGGGAAATATTCTGTGCTTGTGAGCTCGACGATTATTGAAAACGGAATCGACCTTCCGCGCGCTAACACATTGATTGTGAATGAAGCTGAGCGCTTTGGTCTCGCGCAGCTGTATCAGCTCCGTGGACGTGTGGGCCGTTCCAAGACGCAGGCGTTTGCATATTTGCTCTACCATAGCCAAAAACTCAAGGACGATGCCAAGAAGAGATTGCGTGCGATTGTCGAAGCGTGCGAACTGGGAAGTGGATTCCAGGTTGCCATGCGCGATCTAGAAATCCGCGGCGCGGGAGAAATTCTCGGTGCCAGCCAGGCGGGAACAATGAATACCGTGGGCGTGAGTCATTATCTGCGCATGCTGAAAAATGCGGTCGAGGAACTGAAGTCCGGCGGGACGATTGTCGAAGAAGAATTGGAAAATACAGAAATTCTTCTGCCGGTCGAAGCACTCCTTCCGACGTTTTATATTCCCGACAGTGGCGAAAAAATCTCCGTGTACCAGAAGCTCGCATCCAGCGAAGAAGAGTCCACACTCGCGGAATTCGAAGCGGATCTGCGTGATGAATACGGCGATCCGCCGAAGCAGGTACTCAATCTGTTTGCCGTGCTCCGTCTGAAGCTTGCTGCCCGCAGAGCGGGTGTTATCCGTATCAAGGTGGAGGACAGAACGCGTACGGAGCGCGATGTGCTTCTGACGCTCAGCCCGAGAGTGGAAGCGATGGATATTATGCGCATTCTGCAGGTGAACTCGCAGTGGAAAATCAGTTCCAACACGCTGAGAATCGGGGAGGAGCAGCTGATAAAAATTGCGGGGACGAGAGATTATATTGCAGAGCTTACACAGGAGGTGAAAGCGTTGATAAAAGCGCCCAAGCCCAAGAAAGAGAAGAAGAAAAATGCAGAAGAGGAGGGCGGCGATGAATAA
- the nrdR gene encoding transcriptional regulator NrdR, producing MHCPRCKSPDTAVIDSRLSEEGKSVRRRRECPKCDHRFTTFERQELSSFVVVKREGIREPYLRSKIERGIWLACSKRPVTQEQIDLLLSTLEEKWAGSQKEVKSSDIGNDVMRELKKLDQVAYIRFASVHREFKDVEEFKEELGKLFEKAGKKAK from the coding sequence ATGCACTGTCCCCGCTGCAAATCGCCGGATACCGCCGTCATCGACTCCCGACTCAGCGAGGAAGGAAAGTCTGTGCGCCGCCGCCGCGAGTGCCCGAAGTGCGATCATCGTTTCACTACCTTTGAGCGCCAGGAATTGAGTTCTTTTGTGGTTGTGAAACGCGAAGGCATCCGCGAACCATACCTGCGCAGCAAAATCGAGCGCGGCATCTGGCTGGCCTGCTCCAAGCGTCCGGTCACCCAGGAACAGATCGATCTCCTCCTTTCGACACTCGAAGAAAAATGGGCCGGCAGCCAGAAAGAGGTGAAGTCGAGCGATATCGGAAACGACGTGATGCGCGAACTCAAAAAACTGGATCAGGTCGCTTATATCCGCTTTGCGTCTGTGCACCGTGAATTTAAAGATGTGGAGGAGTTTAAGGAGGAGCTGGGGAAGTTGTTTGAGAAGGCGGGAAAGAAAGCAAAATAA
- the aspS gene encoding aspartate--tRNA ligase, which yields MLRTHTCGELRATHTGTDVTICGWVHRRRDHGGLIFLDVRDHYGITQVVIDPGQKDIFASAEKVRSEWVLAIKGTVTKRRDGAERTDNPTGEIEVTAYNIEVLAESKTPPFEIDQEKEVNEELRLKYRYLDLRRPKMQKILHDRDQLITHVRQYMHGLNFTEVQTPILANSSPEGARDYLVPSRLHPGTFYALPQAPQQFKQLLMVANLDRYFQIAPCFRDEDPRADRHPGEFYQLDLEMSFVQQDDVFNVIEPLMVELTHKFSDKKVVTTPFPRITWKDSLNRFGSDKPDLRYKIELQDVSEMVKGSGFSVFADVVAKGGVVKAITVPGGAEFSRKDIDDLTETAKTYGAKGLAYILVKEGEMQSPIVKFLGDDLAKKIVDHMGAKTGDAIFFAADVWLKACTVLGQVRIAVAKKQQLTDSKLAAWAWIVDFPMYEWNEADKKIDFSHNPFSMPQGGMEALLSKDPTEILAYQYDICCNGFELSSGAIRNHRPDIMYKAFEIAGYTKDEVDAKFGGMIRAFEYGAPPHGGCAPGLDRLMMVLWECESIRDIYAFPKNGKAQDAMMNAPSSVSDKQLKELHIKLID from the coding sequence ATGCTTAGAACCCACACCTGCGGCGAACTTCGCGCCACCCACACCGGAACTGACGTGACCATCTGCGGATGGGTCCACCGCCGCCGCGACCACGGAGGTCTCATCTTCCTGGACGTGCGTGACCACTACGGCATCACACAGGTCGTGATCGATCCGGGGCAGAAAGATATTTTTGCATCAGCGGAAAAAGTGCGCAGCGAATGGGTACTGGCTATTAAGGGCACAGTGACGAAGCGCCGCGACGGAGCGGAGCGCACGGATAACCCGACCGGGGAGATTGAAGTAACCGCCTATAACATCGAAGTTCTCGCAGAATCCAAGACCCCTCCATTTGAAATCGATCAGGAGAAAGAAGTGAACGAGGAACTCAGACTCAAGTACCGCTACCTCGATCTGCGCCGTCCGAAGATGCAGAAAATTCTGCACGACCGCGACCAGCTCATTACGCACGTCCGTCAGTACATGCACGGACTGAACTTCACGGAAGTGCAGACGCCTATCCTCGCAAACTCTTCGCCCGAAGGCGCCCGCGACTACCTCGTCCCAAGCCGTTTGCATCCGGGTACATTCTACGCATTGCCCCAGGCACCACAGCAATTCAAACAGCTCCTGATGGTCGCGAACCTCGACCGCTACTTCCAGATTGCACCGTGTTTCCGCGACGAAGATCCGCGCGCAGACCGTCACCCGGGAGAGTTCTATCAGCTCGACCTGGAAATGAGCTTCGTGCAGCAGGATGACGTGTTCAATGTGATCGAACCGCTGATGGTGGAACTCACGCACAAATTCAGCGACAAGAAAGTGGTCACCACTCCGTTTCCGCGCATCACCTGGAAAGATTCTCTGAACCGTTTTGGTTCCGACAAACCGGACCTGCGCTACAAGATTGAACTGCAGGATGTGAGCGAGATGGTGAAAGGATCTGGCTTCTCTGTGTTTGCCGATGTGGTCGCAAAGGGCGGTGTGGTGAAAGCAATCACCGTTCCGGGAGGTGCTGAATTCAGCCGCAAAGATATTGATGACCTGACAGAGACTGCCAAGACCTACGGCGCAAAAGGACTCGCGTATATTCTGGTGAAAGAAGGCGAAATGCAGTCCCCGATCGTGAAGTTCCTCGGTGATGATCTCGCGAAAAAAATTGTGGATCACATGGGTGCAAAAACCGGCGACGCGATTTTCTTTGCTGCAGACGTCTGGCTGAAGGCATGCACCGTGCTCGGACAGGTTCGCATCGCCGTTGCAAAAAAGCAGCAGCTCACAGACAGCAAACTTGCAGCGTGGGCGTGGATTGTCGACTTCCCGATGTACGAATGGAATGAGGCCGACAAGAAGATCGACTTCTCCCACAACCCCTTCTCTATGCCACAGGGAGGCATGGAGGCGCTGCTTTCGAAGGACCCGACGGAGATTCTCGCCTACCAGTACGACATCTGCTGTAACGGCTTTGAATTGAGTAGTGGCGCCATCCGCAATCACCGTCCGGACATCATGTATAAGGCGTTTGAAATTGCCGGCTATACCAAAGACGAAGTCGATGCCAAATTCGGCGGCATGATCCGTGCATTTGAATACGGCGCCCCTCCACACGGAGGCTGCGCACCGGGACTCGACCGCCTGATGATGGTGCTCTGGGAATGTGAAAGCATCCGCGATATTTACGCCTTCCCGAAGAACGGCAAAGCGCAGGATGCGATGATGAATGCGCCGTCCAGCGTGAGCGACAAGCAGCTGAAGGAACTGCACATCAAGTTGATCGATTAA
- a CDS encoding NTP transferase domain-containing protein — MRPIIKPIKTLLLLAGQSTRFWPLTEKPLFPIAGKTLLQHIVDRLKEAGCDDIVFIGSKNNLEEARKIFPDSVMVEQENLEQGMRGALLSSLPRVGNEAVLVIGANDVLNPEAYQMTIEKGQSADGAILAQKVERYFPGGYLSIEGDRVTGIVEKPGEGNEPSDLVTIVCHYHANGATLLTALQEIDDATDDGYGYEKALGSLFKSHTYAAVPYDSTWQAVKYPWHLLHLLPILLEELDGQSIHSSAHIHQTAVIEGPVMICENVRILPNACIVGPVFIGKNTIIGNNALVRGSSIGEHCVVGYNTEVKNSLLCDHVWTHSTYLGDSVIGENVSFGAGSVTGNLRLDEGEIHSEHREDKLPTGLTKMGTIIGRDSRIGIHVGINPGVKIGQGTFVSSGTLVDRDVPDRSFVKMKNGVLDVRENTAEAPKPEGREQYKNHL, encoded by the coding sequence TTGAGACCTATAATAAAACCCATAAAGACCCTCCTCCTCCTCGCCGGCCAATCCACGCGTTTCTGGCCACTCACGGAAAAGCCGCTTTTCCCCATTGCAGGAAAAACGCTGCTGCAACATATCGTTGATCGCCTCAAAGAGGCGGGGTGTGACGACATTGTCTTCATCGGCAGCAAGAATAATCTTGAGGAAGCGCGGAAGATTTTTCCGGATTCGGTGATGGTCGAGCAGGAGAATCTGGAACAGGGGATGCGCGGGGCGCTCCTCAGTTCATTGCCACGTGTTGGCAATGAAGCAGTCCTTGTGATTGGTGCAAATGACGTCCTGAACCCCGAGGCGTATCAGATGACTATTGAGAAAGGGCAGAGCGCCGATGGCGCCATCCTTGCACAGAAAGTGGAGCGCTATTTCCCGGGTGGCTATCTGTCGATTGAAGGTGATCGTGTGACAGGTATTGTAGAAAAGCCAGGAGAGGGAAACGAGCCGAGCGACCTTGTCACAATTGTCTGCCACTACCACGCAAACGGTGCGACGCTGCTTACGGCGCTGCAGGAGATTGATGATGCGACGGACGATGGCTACGGCTATGAGAAGGCACTGGGATCACTATTCAAAAGTCATACCTACGCAGCAGTTCCCTACGACAGCACCTGGCAGGCTGTGAAGTATCCGTGGCACCTTTTGCACCTGCTCCCCATTCTTCTGGAAGAGCTGGATGGCCAGAGCATTCACTCGAGCGCACATATTCATCAGACCGCTGTGATTGAGGGGCCGGTGATGATCTGTGAAAACGTACGCATTCTGCCGAACGCCTGCATTGTGGGGCCGGTCTTTATCGGGAAGAACACCATCATTGGAAACAATGCCCTGGTGCGCGGCAGCTCGATCGGGGAGCATTGTGTGGTTGGCTACAACACGGAAGTGAAGAACAGCCTTCTCTGCGACCACGTCTGGACCCACAGCACGTATCTGGGAGACAGCGTGATTGGGGAGAATGTGAGCTTTGGCGCAGGGTCTGTAACTGGCAATCTGCGTTTGGACGAAGGAGAAATCCACTCCGAACACCGCGAGGACAAACTGCCGACCGGCCTTACCAAAATGGGAACTATCATCGGGCGAGACAGCCGCATCGGCATTCATGTCGGTATCAACCCGGGGGTAAAAATCGGACAGGGAACGTTTGTCAGCAGTGGCACCCTCGTCGATCGCGACGTTCCGGACCGCAGTTTTGTGAAGATGAAGAACGGTGTGCTGGATGTGCGTGAAAATACTGCAGAAGCGCCCAAACCTGAGGGAAGAGAGCAGTATAAGAATCATTTGTAA
- a CDS encoding MBL fold metallo-hydrolase — MLTLSRQTASIVLLALAALLLLLVHEVRFSPRHHSVIVRFFDIGQGDSAFVTGPSGQQILIDGGPDLRTLEHLGKSMPFFDRTIDILVLSHPHLDHVAAFPEILRRYKVGQVIISGAAYENGPYEEFLTLVTEKKIPVIIPEQGRQIDLGDDLLMDLLWPPPVYVGETVDEIHDSNVVFKLRYGNDSVLFTGDAEESVERQLLSQGTDVSATVLKAGHHGSRTSTGTGFLIAVDPEMAVVSVAAKNSYGLPDEDVLGRFTHLGIPYQTTMSGTIVWRMDGLSGL; from the coding sequence ATGCTGACGCTCTCCCGTCAAACCGCTAGCATCGTCCTGCTTGCACTTGCCGCACTTCTTCTTTTGCTTGTGCATGAAGTCCGGTTTTCGCCACGTCATCACTCGGTGATTGTTCGCTTTTTTGATATCGGACAGGGCGACAGTGCATTTGTGACGGGCCCGTCGGGCCAGCAGATTCTGATTGATGGTGGGCCGGATCTGCGCACACTCGAACATCTCGGGAAATCGATGCCATTCTTTGACCGCACGATTGATATTCTCGTCCTCAGCCACCCGCACCTCGACCACGTCGCCGCATTCCCGGAGATTCTCAGGCGCTACAAAGTCGGGCAGGTCATCATCAGCGGGGCCGCCTATGAAAACGGCCCGTATGAAGAATTTTTAACACTCGTCACCGAGAAAAAGATTCCCGTGATTATCCCGGAACAGGGGAGGCAGATTGATCTGGGTGACGATCTGCTGATGGATCTTCTCTGGCCGCCGCCCGTCTACGTTGGGGAAACAGTTGATGAAATTCACGACAGCAATGTCGTCTTTAAACTGCGTTACGGCAACGACAGCGTGCTCTTTACCGGAGATGCAGAAGAGTCCGTTGAGCGCCAGTTGCTCTCCCAGGGAACAGACGTCTCGGCGACTGTTCTGAAGGCAGGTCATCACGGCAGCAGGACGTCTACCGGAACCGGATTCCTGATTGCGGTTGATCCGGAGATGGCGGTTGTGTCTGTTGCTGCAAAGAACAGTTATGGGCTGCCGGATGAGGATGTACTGGGGCGGTTTACACATCTCGGGATTCCCTATCAGACGACGATGTCCGGGACGATTGTGTGGCGGATGGACGGCCTTAGTGGCTTGTAA
- a CDS encoding M23 family metallopeptidase, which yields MPPKTLTALGAALVVLIAVIATQTMGGGVWPIENGASRATPLHFGLFVTPDPESNPIDPPERFTGYHVATDFEITEDELDKEIAVYAVCTGTGTYSGFAGGYGGLIVQECMLNKQKVSMIYGHLAIAPLPPNGTLLTKGQKIGVLGAARSTDTDGNRKHLHFGIHKGWGSNYHGYALTKSEIAEFIDPMTVLPL from the coding sequence ATGCCTCCTAAAACTCTCACAGCTCTCGGCGCTGCGCTTGTCGTACTCATCGCGGTGATTGCCACCCAAACGATGGGCGGCGGCGTCTGGCCCATTGAAAACGGTGCCAGTCGTGCCACCCCCCTGCACTTCGGATTATTCGTCACGCCCGATCCGGAGAGTAACCCGATCGATCCCCCGGAGCGGTTTACCGGCTACCATGTCGCGACGGACTTTGAAATTACAGAAGATGAACTCGATAAAGAAATCGCGGTGTATGCGGTCTGCACAGGAACCGGAACCTACAGCGGGTTTGCCGGCGGGTATGGTGGACTGATTGTGCAGGAGTGCATGCTCAACAAGCAGAAAGTCAGCATGATCTACGGCCACCTCGCCATCGCCCCCCTTCCCCCGAACGGAACGCTGTTGACCAAAGGCCAGAAGATCGGCGTTCTTGGTGCCGCCCGCAGTACCGATACCGACGGCAACCGCAAGCATCTGCACTTCGGCATCCACAAAGGCTGGGGCAGCAACTACCACGGCTACGCACTCACAAAAAGCGAGATCGCGGAATTCATTGATCCAATGACAGTGTTACCACTCTGA
- the dnaN gene encoding DNA polymerase III subunit beta, whose amino-acid sequence MKFACSTQDFLQAIQMVSRAISGQQALPILGNILFKVEGQTCTVSATDLELSIITAFPATIESEGSITIPAKAILNFAQYNTDPEITLETVDGTQLKVTSKQSKTSLSGESAKDYPSIPAVEQKTSFKLDAAPLLEALNLVTFASARTSLRPVLSGVYLRTEGGKLVLVATDSYRLSEMMIPVDVTEEFACIIPVKVLDELKVMLASKKPPKATPTEEGEKQGERKEAIPVQISLSNQQIEIQIGHTRLVSRLIEGKFPDYRQIIPKDHTTKALISTRELTTAVKRMHYFAKEVNNNLTFSLSGAEANIHTPQTQLGKDETTIAAEITGTDGKIALSSSYLLDFLSHIDTDVLELRVTDSMHPAVFYIPANDKFLHLIMPLRMQES is encoded by the coding sequence ATGAAATTTGCTTGCTCTACTCAGGACTTCTTACAGGCAATACAAATGGTAAGTCGTGCAATCAGCGGACAGCAGGCACTTCCGATTCTTGGAAATATTCTTTTCAAAGTAGAAGGACAAACCTGCACCGTGAGTGCGACCGATCTGGAGTTAAGTATTATCACCGCGTTTCCGGCAACAATTGAAAGTGAAGGATCAATTACCATTCCTGCAAAAGCGATTTTGAACTTTGCCCAATACAATACGGATCCGGAAATTACATTGGAAACTGTGGATGGAACACAATTGAAAGTAACCTCGAAGCAAAGTAAGACATCGCTCTCCGGAGAATCTGCAAAAGATTACCCATCTATTCCGGCTGTAGAACAAAAAACATCATTCAAGTTAGATGCAGCACCATTACTGGAGGCATTGAATCTGGTGACATTTGCATCAGCGCGCACAAGCCTGCGTCCAGTTCTCTCTGGTGTGTATTTGAGAACAGAGGGTGGAAAGCTGGTACTTGTAGCAACAGACAGTTATCGCCTGTCGGAGATGATGATTCCTGTGGATGTCACAGAAGAATTTGCCTGCATTATTCCGGTAAAAGTTCTGGATGAATTGAAAGTAATGCTCGCATCCAAGAAACCACCAAAAGCGACGCCGACCGAAGAGGGGGAAAAGCAGGGGGAGCGCAAAGAAGCGATCCCTGTGCAGATCAGTCTGAGTAATCAGCAGATTGAAATCCAGATCGGGCACACGCGATTAGTCTCAAGACTGATTGAAGGAAAGTTCCCGGACTACCGCCAGATTATCCCGAAAGATCACACCACCAAGGCGCTCATCAGCACGCGTGAACTGACAACTGCGGTAAAGCGCATGCATTACTTTGCCAAAGAGGTGAATAACAATCTCACATTTTCTTTGAGTGGCGCGGAGGCAAATATTCACACGCCGCAGACACAGCTTGGAAAAGATGAGACAACCATTGCCGCGGAGATTACAGGAACGGATGGGAAAATAGCCCTCAGCAGCAGCTACCTTCTCGACTTTTTGTCACACATCGATACGGATGTTCTGGAGCTGAGAGTAACTGATAGTATGCACCCGGCGGTTTTTTATATCCCGGCGAACGACAAATTCCTGCACCTGATCATGCCGTTGCGCATGCAGGAGAGCTGA